The Euleptes europaea isolate rEulEur1 chromosome 2, rEulEur1.hap1, whole genome shotgun sequence genome has a segment encoding these proteins:
- the ELOVL1 gene encoding elongation of very long chain fatty acids protein 1 produces MDSLVNMYQNFMKGTDPRIATYPLMGTPWLMSGILLSYAYFVFSLGPRIMANRKPLNLKTFMVVYNFSMVALSVYIVYEFLMAGWLTGYSWRCDAVDTSQDPMALRMVRVSWIFVFSKFIELIDTVIFILRKKTEQVTFLHVFHHSVLPWSWWWGATFGPGGMGSFHAMVNSIVHVVMYFYYGLSAAGPAFQKYLWWKKHITAIQLLQFVLVSIHISQYYFMSTCDYQFPIFVHLIWIYGVIFFILFSNFWYQSYTKGRRLPKVTKQSQHNGFHENGVIANGKTKAN; encoded by the exons ATGGACTCACTGGTGAATATGTATCAAAACTTCATGAAGGGAACAG ACCCCCGGATTGCCACGTATCCACTGATGGGCACACCCTGGCTTATGTCGGGTATCCTTCTGAGTTATGCCTACTTTGTATTTTCACTGGGCCCACGAATCATGGCCAACCGGAAGCCTCTGAACCTCAAGACGTTCATGGTTGTCTATAACTTCTCCATGGTAGCATTGTCTGTCTACATAGTTTATGAG TTCCTTATGGCAGGCTGGTTGACTGGTTACTCCTGGAGGTGTGATGCAGTGGACACTTCCCAGGATCCTATGGCGCTTCGA ATGGTCCGTGTGTCCTGGATCTTTGTCTTCTCTAAGTTCATTGAACTGATAGATACG GTGATATTTATCCTAAGAAAGAAGACTGAGCAAGTGACCTTCCTACATGTGTTTCACCATTCAGTACTGCCCTGGAGCTGGTGGTGGGGTGCCACCTTTGGACCAG GAGGAATGGGCTCATTCCATGCTATGGTGAACTCTATTGTACATGTGGTAATGTACTTCTACTATGGGCTGTCAGCTGCAGGACCTGCCTTCCAAAAGTACCTGTGGTGGAAGAAGCATATCACAGCCATTCAGCTG CTGCAGTTTGTGCTCGTCTCTATCCACATCTCCCAGTACTACTTCATGTCCACCTGTGACTACCAGTTCCCAATCTTCGTCCACCTGATCTGGATTTACGGCGTCATCTTCTTCATTCTCTTCTCCAACTTCTGGTACCAATCGTACACCAAAGGCAGGCGTCTACCCAAGGTCACGAAGCAATCCCAGCATAACGGCTTCCATGAGAATGGTGTCATTGCTAATGGGAAAACCAAAGCCAACTAA
- the CDC20 gene encoding cell division cycle protein 20 homolog codes for MAQFLFDSDLHGLLKLDAPIPNAPPARWQRKAKEAVIGSTGPSPDTTLSPMKPVNRSHSTSKTPSKTPGKSGSKAQNTPNKTGGDRYIPNRSAMQMDVANFLLTKEDSSDETPTKKEHQKAWAMNLNGFDVEEAKILRLSGKPQNAPEGYQNNLKVLYSQKNTPGSTRKTGRYIASMSDRILDAPDIRNDYYLNLIDWSSLNFLAVALDKTVYLWNYDSREIIQLMQMEHPDDYISSVSWIKEGNYLAIGTSNAEVQLWDIQQKKRLRNMISQSSRVSSLSWNNYILSSGSRTGHIHHHDVRVAEHHVATLAGHTQEVCGLKWAPDGRYIASGGNDNLVNIWPNTQGDNGRPCPVQTFTQHQGAVKAVAWSPWQSNVLATGGGTSDRHIRIWNVCSGACLNTVDAQSQVCAILWSTNYKELVSGHGFAQNQLVLWKYPTMSKVTELKGHTARVLSLTMSPDGSTVASAAADETLRLWRCFELDPSRKKEKESNTKSSIIHQGIR; via the exons ATGGCACAGTTCCTATTTGACAGTGACTTGCACGGGCTGTTGAAGCTGGATGCCCCTATACCCAATGCACCTCCTGCACGATGGCAGCGCAAAGCCAAGGAAGCTGTTATTGGCAGCACTGGCCCCTCTCCAGACACAACTCTTTCTCCCATGAAGCCGGTTAACAGGTCTCATAGCACCAGCAAAACTCCCTCCAAGACACCAG GCAAGTCTGGCTCCAAAGCACAGAACACTCCAAACAAAACTGGAGGGGACAGGTACATTCCCAATCGCAGTGCCATGCAAATGGATGTGGCCAACTTCCTCTTGACCAAAGAGGACTCCTCTGATGAGACACCTACAAAGAAG GAGCATCAGAAGGCCTGGGCAATGAATCTGAATGGCTTTGATGTAGAAGAGGCAAAAATCTTGCGTCTGAGTGGGAAGCCCCAAAATGCCCCTGAAG GTTACCAGAACAATCTCAAAGTGCTCTATAGCCAGAAGAACACACCAGGCTCAACGCGGAAGACTGGTAGATATATAGCCTCCATGTCAGATCGGATTCTAGATGCCCCAGATATCCGCAACGACTACT ATTTGAACCTTATTGACTGGAGCTCCCTCAACTTTCTGGCTGTGGCTCTGGATAAAACAGTGTATCTGTGGAACTATGATTCCCGAGAAATAATTCAACTCATGCAGATGGAACACCCAGATGACTACATCTCCTCTGTCTCCTGGATTAAAGAAGGAAATTACCTTGCAATTGGAACAAGTAATGCAGAGGTCCAG TTGTGGGACATCCAGCAAAAGAAGCGTCTACGAAACATGATCAGCCAGTCATCCCGTGTGAGCTCCCTGAGTTGGAACAATTACATCCTTTCGAG TGGGTCACGGACTGGACACATTCATCACCATGATGTTCGTGTGGCAGAACACCATGTGGCAACACTGGCTGGCCACACGCAAGAAGTGTGTGGGCTTAAGTGGGCACCTGATGGCCGTTACATAGCCAGTGGGGGAAACGACAATCTGGTAAACATCTGGCCAAACACCCAAGGGGACAATGGGAGGCCTTGTCCTGTGCAGACATTCACACAACATCAGGGAGCTGTTAAG GCTGTGGCTTGGAGTCCATGGCAGTCCAATGTGCTGGCAACAGGAGGTGGAACCAGTGACAGGCATATCAGGATCTGGAACGTATGTTCAGGCGCCTGTCTAAACACCGTGGATGCACAGTCTCAG GTGTGTGCTATCCTTTGGTCTACAAATTACAAAGAGCTTGTATCTGGCCATGGCTTTGCTCAGAACCAGCTTGTATTGTGGAAATACCCAACCATGTCCAAGGTCACAGAGTTGAAAG gtcacacagctagAGTACTAAGCCTGACGATGAGCCCAGATGGGTCCACAGTAGCATCAGCTGCAGCAGATGAGACATTGAGGCTTTGGCGCTGCTTTGAGCTGGACCCGTCTcggaagaaggaaaaagaaagcaaCACCAAGAGCAGCATTATCCACCAAGGCATTCGTTGA